Part of the Sphingobacterium sp. LZ7M1 genome, AAAGGTCCGGAAATTTTACTGATGTATTTCTGTACAGCATAAGACCCACAGATACAACGTCTGCTGGGATGGTTGTAAAAGCCACATGGGCAGGGATTCATGGAAGCAATCAGCATAAAGCTGGCAGGGTAATCAACGCTGAACTTGGACCTTGAAATGGTAATAGACCTGGATTCCAAAGGCTGACGCATGACTTCAAGTACAGAACGCTTAAACTCCGGCAATTCATCCAGGAATAAAACCCCGTTATGCGCCAAGGAGATTTCTCCAGGCTGCGGATGCGACCCACCGCCAACAAGTGCGACATCGGAAATAGTATGATGAGGTGATCGGAAGGGACGGATGGTCATCAAAGAGGTTGAGCTAGGTAATTGACCTGAAACGGAATGTATCTTGGTGGTCTCGAGGGATTCATCAACGGTTAATGGTGGTAGGATTGTCGGCAACCTTTTCGCAAGCATCGTCTTTCCAGCTCCTGGAGGACCAATCAATATGACATTGTGACCTCCGGCAGCAGCGATTTCCAATGCCCTTTTAATGTTTTCCTGACCCTTGACGTCCGCAAAATCCAAATCGTAACTGTTCATCAGCTTCTTAAAGCGATCGTTGATATTTACAAGGGTGGGGATGATAGGCAGGGTTCCTTGTACAAACTGTACAGCTTCATTAAAGGAACTTATTCCATAGACCTCGATTCCAGCAACAATTGCAGCTTCTTCTGCGTTTTCTATGGGTAAGATGATACCATGAAAGCCATCTTGCTTTGCCTGAAGGGCGATTGATAAGACCCCTTTAACCGGATGTATCTTTCCGTCTAAAGATAATTCCCCAAGAATGACATATTTATTAAGACGGTCAGGGATAACTTGCCTTGAGGCTGCTAATACGCCCATTGCAATGGCTAGGTCATAGGAAGACCCTTCTTTGCGGATGTTGGCGGGAGCTAAATTGATGATGATCTTTTGCCGGGGCATATAGAAACCATTTGACAATATGGCGCTTTCTACTCTTTGAATACTTTCTTTGACAGCGTTGTCAGGAAGTCCGACGATATAGTAATTAATTCCTGGGGTAACATTGACTTCCACGGTTATGCTCGTTGCATTTATCCCGAAGACAGCACTGCAGTAGGTTTTTACCAACATTTTAACGATATTTAATATCACTAAAAGTAAATAAATTATGTATAAAACAAATGATGTTTGGTTAATGCTAACAATTTCTTAAATTTTACTGAATTACAATAGGTGTAATGTAGCCTGAAATTGACGGGATTGGCTAAATTTTTAATAAATAAAACGATTCGGTCTATTTTTTGTTATAATAGTATTAAATGAAATAGAAATTGGTTTAACAACTAAATTGCAGTATAAAATGAAGGATAACGGTAAAATTGTAACAGCGCTGTTGGCTGGACTAGCCGCAGGTGCAGTTTTAGGTATTATTTTCGCACCTGAAAAAGGAAGTGAGACTAGAGAGAAATTGAATGAATCATTAGCTGATTTAACGGATGCAATCAAAGAACGCGCAGAAGAACAATTCGATCAGTTGACTGATTTTAAAGATAAAATCGTTGCAGCGGTAAAATCTAAGCTAGGCAAAGCAGAAGACGCGATCGATGAAGAGATCGAAGAACACGCTTAGTGCTACAGAGCAAACCTTAGATTATTAAAAATTTTTAAATAATAGTTCCAGGACTATCTCCCGATAGTCTTGGAATCTATGATATGGAATTACGTGCATGGAAGAACAAAAATTTTCGTTTTCTGAAGTATTCGATAAATCTAAAGAATACATTGAGACCCAGATTGAATTAGCTAAACTGAAAGCGCTATCTAGATCCTCCAGGATCGTGGGCTCGCTGATTGTGGATGGCAGTAAGGTTTTATTGTCATTGCTGATTGTGTTTTTTGTTTCCCTGGCCTTAGGGTTCTATTTGGGGGAATTACTGGGGAGTTATTCCTTAGGGTTTTTAGCGACAGGAGGGATCTTTTTTGTTGTTCTGTTATTGATCAAGGCATTTGAGCCAAAGCTCGAAGAGAAGTTCATGAACATCTCCATTAAGCGCATTATGTCTAAGTGGGATGCCGATGATCATGACGATGAGATCGAAGAGATCAAGGAAGAGGTGCGTGAAGCCGTAAATGAAGTTGAGGAAGAATTAAAGGAAGAAAAAGAACGAGTTTAATCAGGATATGAGAACAAAGGTTACGAATTTTGATGAGTTGACAGCAGAGATTGCTCGCCTTAAGGTACAGAAAAAGGAGCAGGAAGCTTT contains:
- a CDS encoding YifB family Mg chelatase-like AAA ATPase — encoded protein: MLVKTYCSAVFGINATSITVEVNVTPGINYYIVGLPDNAVKESIQRVESAILSNGFYMPRQKIIINLAPANIRKEGSSYDLAIAMGVLAASRQVIPDRLNKYVILGELSLDGKIHPVKGVLSIALQAKQDGFHGIILPIENAEEAAIVAGIEVYGISSFNEAVQFVQGTLPIIPTLVNINDRFKKLMNSYDLDFADVKGQENIKRALEIAAAGGHNVILIGPPGAGKTMLAKRLPTILPPLTVDESLETTKIHSVSGQLPSSTSLMTIRPFRSPHHTISDVALVGGGSHPQPGEISLAHNGVLFLDELPEFKRSVLEVMRQPLESRSITISRSKFSVDYPASFMLIASMNPCPCGFYNHPSRRCICGSYAVQKYISKISGPLLDRIDIHIEVTPVEFNELSSHKSAEKSEDVRERVIKARKIQEQRFKKQPNIHSNAQMRARNIQETCIIDEGGRRLLKMAMERLNLSARSYDRILKVARTIADLEGAIEISNEHLAEAIQLRSLDRENWTG
- a CDS encoding YtxH domain-containing protein, with translation MKDNGKIVTALLAGLAAGAVLGIIFAPEKGSETREKLNESLADLTDAIKERAEEQFDQLTDFKDKIVAAVKSKLGKAEDAIDEEIEEHA